Proteins from a genomic interval of Nitrospina gracilis Nb-211:
- a CDS encoding dCTP deaminase yields MILSGDDIHKALADGRMIIDPAPPKANIDTTSIDLHLGEPLWIWKPEYEPHGVSGITVNPEHFDYREFSEQYLIEVPKDEKGCYHIEPKRIYLGSTYEKVEFPPGSRLAGRVEGKSRIARLGLMVHMTAPMIHCGTGLGIITLEMLNHGPFVIEAKPGETRICQLVLEEVTSDPGADRSGRQFHKQKDAKG; encoded by the coding sequence ATGATTCTAAGCGGCGACGACATCCACAAGGCACTTGCCGACGGGCGCATGATCATCGACCCTGCCCCGCCGAAGGCCAACATCGACACCACCTCCATCGACCTGCATCTGGGCGAGCCGCTGTGGATCTGGAAACCGGAGTACGAGCCGCACGGCGTCTCCGGCATCACCGTCAACCCGGAGCATTTCGACTACCGCGAGTTCAGCGAACAGTATTTGATTGAGGTGCCGAAGGATGAGAAGGGATGCTACCACATCGAACCGAAGCGCATCTACCTCGGCTCCACCTATGAGAAGGTCGAGTTCCCGCCCGGATCGCGGCTGGCGGGCCGCGTCGAGGGCAAAAGCCGGATCGCCCGCCTCGGACTCATGGTCCACATGACCGCGCCGATGATCCACTGCGGCACCGGTCTCGGCATCATCACCCTGGAGATGCTGAACCACGGGCCGTTTGTCATCGAGGCCAAGCCGGGAGAAACTCGCATCTGCCAGCTCGTGCTGGAGGAAGTGACCAGCGACCCCGGCGCCGACCGCTCCGGCAGACAGTTCCACAAACAAAAAGACGCCAAAGGCTAG
- the gpmA gene encoding 2,3-diphosphoglycerate-dependent phosphoglycerate mutase, which produces MHKLVLMRHGQSTWNLENRFTGWTDVDLTDQGREEARQGGQLIREAGLTFDVAYTSVLKRAIRTLWIALDELDLMWIPVHRSWRLNERHYGNLQGLNKTETAEQHGEDQVKIWRRSYDIPPPPLPDGDARLPHNDRRYAGVDPADLPKTEALKHTVDRFLPYWNDTIVPEIQANKRVLICAHGNSLRALVKHLDGISDADIVELNIPTGIPLVYELDESLKPIKSYYLGDPEAAKKAAEAVAKQAGGK; this is translated from the coding sequence ATGCATAAACTGGTTTTGATGCGCCACGGCCAGAGCACCTGGAACCTGGAAAACCGCTTCACCGGCTGGACCGACGTGGACCTCACCGACCAGGGCCGCGAGGAAGCCCGGCAGGGGGGTCAGTTGATCCGCGAGGCCGGGTTGACGTTCGATGTGGCCTACACCTCTGTTTTGAAACGCGCCATCCGCACGTTGTGGATCGCGCTCGACGAACTCGATCTGATGTGGATTCCTGTCCACCGCTCGTGGCGGCTGAATGAACGCCACTACGGCAACCTGCAGGGACTGAACAAAACCGAAACCGCGGAACAGCACGGCGAGGACCAGGTGAAAATCTGGCGGCGCAGTTACGACATCCCGCCGCCGCCGTTGCCGGATGGCGACGCACGCCTGCCGCACAACGACCGGCGCTACGCCGGGGTCGATCCTGCCGACCTGCCGAAAACCGAGGCACTGAAGCACACGGTGGACCGCTTCCTGCCGTACTGGAACGACACCATCGTGCCTGAGATCCAAGCCAACAAACGCGTGCTCATCTGCGCCCACGGCAACAGCCTGCGCGCCTTGGTCAAGCACCTCGACGGCATCAGCGACGCCGACATCGTGGAGCTCAACATCCCGACGGGCATCCCTCTGGTGTACGAGCTGGACGAGAGCCTGAAGCCGATCAAGAGTTATTACCTGGGCGACCCCGAAGCCGCGAAGAAAGCGGCGGAGGCCGTAGCCAAACAGGCGGGCGGAAAATAA
- a CDS encoding formylglycine-generating enzyme family protein, whose product MKLILFYAEKYIHFRDLIHSTRLCVLRWTGVFGLCLALAACASTQKQPEITGMAVIPAGPFTMGLDINNAEGWGDPDEQPVHVVQLDAYAIDLYEVTARQFAEFLNAHPEKAEHFIELGDAVTVERVDGRYRARPGLERLPVNRVSWYGADAYCRWVGKRLPTEAEWEKAARGTDGRLFPWGDEFPANDRVTFRRSFAELGFKVMEPVDALPKGRSPYGLHHMAGNVWEWVGDWYGPAYYERSPEKNPTGPDSGDSRVLRGGNWYFKPYYLRTTYRFNEAPDVFKVWQGFRCAANRR is encoded by the coding sequence ATGAAACTCATTTTGTTCTACGCGGAAAAATACATCCACTTTCGTGATCTCATCCATTCCACGCGGCTTTGTGTGTTGCGATGGACTGGGGTTTTCGGCCTGTGCCTTGCGCTGGCCGCCTGCGCCTCCACACAAAAACAACCGGAAATCACCGGCATGGCGGTCATCCCGGCGGGACCATTCACCATGGGGCTCGACATCAACAATGCGGAAGGCTGGGGCGACCCGGACGAACAACCGGTGCACGTGGTTCAGCTCGATGCCTACGCCATCGACCTCTATGAAGTGACGGCGCGTCAGTTCGCCGAGTTTTTGAACGCGCATCCGGAAAAGGCGGAGCACTTCATCGAACTGGGGGACGCGGTGACGGTGGAGAGGGTGGACGGACGCTACCGCGCGCGGCCGGGGCTGGAACGGTTGCCGGTCAACCGGGTGTCATGGTACGGCGCGGATGCTTACTGCCGCTGGGTGGGCAAACGCCTGCCGACGGAGGCGGAATGGGAAAAAGCCGCGCGCGGCACGGATGGCCGCCTGTTTCCGTGGGGTGATGAATTCCCTGCGAACGACCGCGTCACCTTCCGCCGCTCGTTCGCCGAACTGGGTTTTAAAGTGATGGAACCGGTGGATGCGTTGCCGAAGGGCCGCTCGCCTTACGGCCTGCACCATATGGCGGGCAATGTGTGGGAGTGGGTGGGCGACTGGTATGGCCCCGCCTATTACGAACGCTCGCCGGAAAAAAATCCCACCGGACCCGACAGCGGCGACTCGCGCGTTCTGCGCGGCGGCAACTGGTACTTCAAACCCTACTACCTGCGCACCACCTACCGTTTCAACGAAGCCCCGGACGTTTTTAAAGTCTGGCAGGGCTTCCGCTGTGCGGCGAATCGCCGCTGA
- a CDS encoding two-component system sensor histidine kinase NtrB, whose translation MLTKQDYPDKELLLRVKTIMVIRVVFLTGFVVLALAFERNARYETPIIPLSIVLGSAYFLCIVYALMLRMKMPLVWVAWAQVLGDLATIGGLIFTTGGIESPLSFVFLFAIIATSVMLPRSAVYMAASGASIIYGLLVDLEYFNVIRPIYFFQKSNISYQGVYGFYIIALNLASFYSVAYLSSILNHRLRIINDELRSKSLDLKKLQEFHKNVVQNMVNGLLTTDHEGRVTSVNTACEQITGCTADHSLGRMAFDLLPVPALRSFFLDRQSVQLPVTLEGEFQRKDGEVILVVMKISSLIRPSMDPFMNGFKSEGYIVVLDDLTELRKMEEKILQSEQLAAVGRFSAGLAHEIRNPLASLSGSIQVLRDSLQVEDQYKRLMDIVIKETDRLNSIVKDFLSYSQQRKSKATVIDLTQLLQDVVLLLKNSNEYDCSIDIVLDMPPKHIVIQSEEDQIKQMVWNLCINGIQAMDKAGAICIELREVNGHCHRDFETDRKGVLLAVQDEGRGIPSDKRKQIFDPFFTTREEGVGLGLATVTKIVQRFGGNIGVESEVGKGTRFEIFLPQERALVGTRSPKQEKRSQTLSPN comes from the coding sequence ATGTTGACGAAACAGGATTATCCTGACAAAGAACTCCTCCTCCGTGTCAAGACGATCATGGTCATCCGTGTCGTGTTTTTGACCGGATTCGTCGTCTTGGCCCTTGCCTTCGAACGCAACGCCCGTTACGAAACCCCCATCATTCCCCTCAGCATCGTGCTGGGTAGCGCTTACTTCCTGTGCATCGTGTATGCTCTGATGTTGAGGATGAAGATGCCGCTCGTGTGGGTGGCGTGGGCGCAGGTGCTGGGTGATCTCGCCACCATCGGCGGGTTGATCTTCACCACCGGCGGCATTGAAAGCCCGTTATCCTTCGTTTTTCTGTTCGCCATCATCGCCACCAGCGTCATGTTGCCGCGGAGCGCGGTGTACATGGCGGCATCGGGAGCCAGCATCATCTATGGCCTGCTGGTGGATCTGGAATATTTCAATGTCATCCGGCCGATTTATTTTTTCCAGAAATCCAACATCTCTTATCAGGGCGTGTACGGATTTTATATCATCGCCCTCAACCTGGCTTCGTTTTATTCGGTGGCGTACCTCAGCAGTATCCTCAACCATCGACTGCGCATCATCAACGACGAGCTGCGTAGCAAAAGCCTGGACCTCAAAAAACTTCAGGAATTTCACAAAAACGTCGTGCAGAACATGGTCAACGGCCTGCTCACTACCGACCATGAAGGCCGTGTCACCTCCGTCAACACCGCCTGCGAACAGATCACCGGATGTACCGCCGATCACAGCCTGGGGCGCATGGCGTTCGATCTGCTTCCGGTTCCCGCACTCCGGTCGTTTTTCCTCGACCGCCAATCGGTGCAGTTGCCGGTGACGCTCGAAGGCGAATTCCAACGCAAGGACGGCGAGGTGATCCTGGTGGTCATGAAGATCAGCTCCCTCATCCGGCCCAGCATGGATCCTTTCATGAATGGATTCAAGTCGGAGGGCTACATCGTGGTGCTGGACGACCTGACGGAGTTACGCAAGATGGAAGAAAAGATCCTGCAGTCGGAACAATTGGCGGCGGTGGGGCGGTTCTCCGCCGGGCTGGCGCACGAAATCCGCAATCCGCTGGCTTCGCTCAGCGGTTCCATCCAGGTGCTTCGCGATTCCCTGCAGGTGGAGGATCAATACAAGCGGCTGATGGACATCGTCATCAAAGAAACCGACCGATTGAACTCGATCGTCAAAGACTTCCTGTCGTACTCGCAACAGCGGAAGTCGAAGGCGACGGTCATCGACCTCACTCAACTGTTGCAGGATGTGGTTCTGCTACTCAAAAACAGCAATGAGTACGACTGCTCCATCGACATCGTTTTGGATATGCCGCCGAAACACATTGTCATTCAAAGCGAGGAAGACCAGATCAAGCAGATGGTGTGGAACCTGTGCATCAACGGTATTCAGGCCATGGACAAGGCGGGAGCCATCTGTATCGAACTCAGAGAGGTGAATGGCCACTGCCATCGCGATTTTGAAACCGACCGTAAGGGCGTGTTGCTGGCTGTACAGGATGAAGGGCGCGGTATCCCGTCCGACAAACGCAAACAGATTTTCGATCCTTTCTTCACCACGCGGGAAGAGGGCGTCGGACTGGGACTGGCGACGGTGACCAAGATCGTCCAACGCTTTGGCGGCAATATCGGCGTCGAAAGCGAAGTGGGAAAAGGCACACGGTTCGAAATTTTCCTGCCGCAGGAACGCGCCCTGGTGGGAACCCGCTCTCCCAAACAGGAAAAACGATCTCAAACCCTGTCCCCGAATTGA
- a CDS encoding type II secretion system F family protein gives MPTFTYKTTVKGKTQTGEIEAENEQGARVKLKQKNIRVDSLKPKSSFFSLGVGGGGKKKQKITERDVVIFTRQFSTMVDAGLPLVQCLEILGKQSDNKTFGDIIMDVKNSIEQGTNLSDSMRRHPKVWDALYCNLVEAGEAGGILDTILSRLAAYIEKSLALKKKVKSAMVYPGAIVTVAFVVVAFLMIFVIPAFATMFEGSGAELPGPTAIVMMVSNFFQNQWYVIIGGPILFGIIFKRVYATEKGKVEIDRFALKLPVFGMLIRKVSVAKFTRTLGTLLSSGVPLIDAMDICARTSGNKIVERAILNTIESIKEGETIAAPLSREDVFPPMVIQMIDVGESAGALDGMLIKIADFYDEEVDTAVEGLTALLEPMLMVFLGSVVGFIVVAMYLPIFKMGENF, from the coding sequence ATGCCAACTTTTACTTACAAAACGACGGTAAAAGGTAAAACCCAAACCGGCGAGATCGAGGCCGAAAACGAGCAGGGCGCCCGGGTAAAGCTGAAGCAGAAAAACATTCGCGTCGACAGCCTCAAGCCCAAATCCTCCTTCTTTTCTCTGGGTGTCGGAGGCGGCGGCAAGAAAAAACAGAAAATCACGGAACGCGACGTCGTTATCTTCACCCGTCAGTTTTCCACCATGGTGGACGCGGGCCTGCCGCTGGTGCAGTGCCTGGAAATCCTCGGCAAGCAGTCGGACAACAAAACGTTCGGCGATATCATTATGGACGTGAAAAACAGCATCGAACAGGGCACCAACCTGTCCGATTCCATGCGTCGCCACCCCAAAGTGTGGGATGCCTTGTACTGCAACCTGGTGGAAGCCGGTGAAGCCGGCGGTATCCTGGACACCATTCTGTCCCGCCTTGCGGCCTATATCGAAAAATCGCTGGCGCTCAAGAAAAAAGTGAAATCGGCCATGGTGTATCCCGGCGCCATCGTCACCGTCGCGTTTGTCGTCGTGGCTTTTCTTATGATCTTCGTCATCCCCGCCTTCGCCACCATGTTCGAGGGCAGTGGCGCGGAATTACCGGGACCGACGGCGATCGTCATGATGGTCAGCAACTTTTTCCAGAACCAGTGGTATGTCATCATCGGCGGACCCATTCTGTTCGGCATCATCTTCAAGCGGGTGTACGCCACCGAAAAGGGAAAGGTGGAAATCGACCGGTTCGCGCTGAAGCTCCCTGTATTCGGCATGCTCATCCGCAAAGTGTCGGTGGCCAAATTCACCCGCACCCTGGGCACCCTGCTTTCCAGCGGTGTGCCGCTGATCGACGCCATGGACATCTGCGCCCGCACCTCCGGAAACAAGATCGTTGAGCGCGCGATCCTCAACACCATCGAATCCATCAAGGAAGGTGAAACCATCGCCGCCCCGCTGTCCCGCGAAGATGTGTTTCCACCGATGGTCATTCAGATGATCGACGTCGGTGAATCCGCCGGTGCGTTGGACGGCATGCTGATCAAAATTGCCGATTTTTATGATGAAGAAGTGGACACCGCTGTAGAAGGGTTGACCGCACTCCTCGAGCCGATGCTCATGGTGTTCCTCGGTTCGGTGGTCGGTTTCATCGTCGTTGCCATGTATCTGCCCATCTTCAAAATGGGTGAAAACTTCTAG
- a CDS encoding Crp/Fnr family transcriptional regulator, which translates to MGLKDTPTIQRYADGDIIVSEGIVSNNAFIIIEGKVNVTKKVDKKSVLINTLKAGDVFGEMGLISQTVRSASVVAVGNVTIGVIEKEQFNHLVEQLPDDVRLVVKALVDRLRFTSEQLSRIGLELEKTRSVISSFSINQ; encoded by the coding sequence ATGGGTTTAAAAGACACTCCGACAATTCAGCGATACGCGGATGGAGATATCATCGTCTCGGAAGGAATTGTCAGCAACAATGCATTCATCATCATTGAGGGCAAGGTCAACGTCACCAAGAAGGTGGACAAGAAAAGCGTGTTGATCAACACTCTCAAGGCAGGGGACGTGTTCGGCGAAATGGGTTTGATTTCCCAGACGGTTCGGAGCGCCAGCGTGGTGGCGGTGGGCAACGTGACCATCGGGGTGATTGAAAAGGAACAGTTCAATCACCTGGTCGAGCAGTTGCCGGACGACGTGCGCCTGGTGGTCAAAGCGTTGGTGGACCGCCTGAGATTTACCAGCGAACAACTGTCGCGCATCGGTCTGGAATTGGAAAAAACGCGCAGCGTCATCTCCTCCTTTTCGATTAATCAATAA
- a CDS encoding zinc-ribbon domain-containing protein, with amino-acid sequence MQVTCSQCSKAINIPDEKVPKDQAFNLTCPSCKTKNRVDQHLRQEEEEEDEGLEAMMMVTDEAFEEDEAPPIYEEGDKIALIMDPKNYDAIAQVLTDFGYKLETAKSPEHGAHKLKFFHYHVVMFHERFGGEELEDSALYKYVLNMPMSLRRKTFIALIGKEFKSTDNMEAFAYSVNQVINEKDFDKLDVILKKGISDNEIFYRIYRETMDVLGKV; translated from the coding sequence ATGCAGGTCACCTGTAGCCAGTGCAGCAAGGCGATCAATATTCCGGATGAAAAGGTGCCGAAGGACCAGGCCTTCAACCTGACTTGCCCGTCCTGCAAGACGAAGAACCGCGTGGACCAGCATCTCAGGCAGGAGGAGGAAGAAGAGGACGAAGGCCTGGAAGCCATGATGATGGTGACGGACGAGGCCTTTGAAGAGGACGAAGCGCCGCCCATTTACGAGGAAGGCGACAAGATCGCGCTCATCATGGATCCGAAGAATTACGATGCCATCGCCCAGGTGCTGACCGACTTCGGGTACAAGCTGGAGACGGCCAAATCCCCCGAACACGGCGCCCACAAACTGAAGTTCTTTCATTATCATGTGGTCATGTTTCATGAACGGTTTGGCGGGGAGGAACTGGAAGACAGCGCCCTGTACAAGTATGTTTTGAACATGCCCATGAGCCTCCGGCGGAAAACATTCATCGCTCTGATCGGGAAGGAATTCAAGTCCACCGACAACATGGAAGCCTTTGCCTACAGCGTCAACCAGGTGATCAATGAGAAGGACTTTGACAAGTTGGATGTCATTTTGAAAAAGGGCATATCAGACAACGAAATCTTCTATAGAATCTATCGCGAGACTATGGACGTTCTTGGAAAAGTGTGA
- a CDS encoding type IV pilus twitching motility protein PilT, which produces MRKAEIDHILTTMLESFGNISDLNITVGKPFQVENSGQLTEVPMHPPIPKITAFQAEIFALNLIGADRRLNEILLREGSCDCSYYIPGKARFRVNIFSQRGNYSIVLRKLETRIPSIEDLKLPPQFANAAEEKNGMVLVTGATGSGKSTTLAALLNKINHDKSVHIITLEDPVEFVHPHLKSTFNQRELGGDFNNFATGLRAALRQAPKVILVGEMRDRETVEIGMSAAETGHLVMSTLHTVDAGQTINRIVGMFSQEEEQQIRIRLADTVRWVISQRLVPKAGGGRIALLEIMNNNMRIKDTILNGEEEGKTYYDIIRDGDAYGMWTFDQHIIKLYREGLITQETALAYASRRNVVARGIDSIKSERGEATTDIEELALDDSYDKETGFAKKKKLRK; this is translated from the coding sequence ATGAGAAAAGCCGAAATCGACCACATCCTGACCACGATGCTGGAATCGTTCGGAAACATCTCCGACCTCAACATCACCGTAGGCAAACCATTCCAGGTGGAGAACTCGGGCCAATTGACGGAAGTGCCCATGCACCCGCCGATCCCGAAGATCACCGCGTTTCAGGCGGAGATCTTCGCGCTGAACCTCATCGGCGCCGACCGTCGTTTGAATGAAATTCTTCTGCGCGAAGGGTCCTGCGACTGCTCCTATTACATCCCCGGCAAGGCACGGTTCCGCGTCAACATCTTCTCCCAGCGGGGCAACTACAGCATCGTTCTGCGTAAACTGGAAACGCGCATTCCGTCGATCGAGGATTTGAAACTGCCGCCGCAGTTCGCCAACGCGGCGGAAGAGAAGAACGGCATGGTGCTGGTCACCGGCGCCACCGGTTCCGGTAAATCCACCACGCTGGCCGCCCTGCTCAACAAGATCAACCACGACAAGTCGGTGCACATCATCACGCTGGAGGATCCGGTGGAGTTCGTGCATCCGCACCTGAAGTCCACGTTCAACCAGCGGGAGCTGGGCGGCGATTTCAACAATTTCGCCACGGGCCTGCGCGCCGCTCTGCGCCAGGCGCCGAAGGTCATCCTGGTGGGCGAAATGCGCGACCGGGAAACGGTGGAGATCGGCATGAGCGCCGCGGAGACGGGTCACCTGGTCATGAGCACCCTGCACACCGTGGATGCGGGTCAGACCATCAACCGCATCGTCGGCATGTTCTCGCAGGAAGAAGAACAGCAGATCCGCATTCGTCTCGCCGACACCGTACGCTGGGTCATCAGTCAGCGGCTGGTGCCGAAGGCGGGCGGCGGGCGCATCGCGCTCCTGGAAATCATGAACAACAACATGCGCATCAAGGACACCATCCTGAACGGCGAGGAAGAAGGCAAAACCTATTACGACATCATCCGCGACGGCGACGCCTACGGCATGTGGACCTTCGACCAGCACATCATCAAGCTTTACCGCGAAGGGCTCATCACGCAGGAAACGGCTTTGGCCTACGCTTCGCGGCGCAACGTGGTGGCGCGCGGCATCGACTCCATCAAGTCCGAGCGCGGCGAGGCGACGACGGATATCGAAGAGCTGGCGTTGGACGATTCCTACGACAAGGAAACGGGGTTTGCCAAAAAGAAAAAGTTGCGGAAATGA
- a CDS encoding type IV pilus twitching motility protein PilT → MAKIDAFFKLMNEQGASDLHLVAGSQPVLRIHGDMERVKYKVLENDELKAILYEIAPEDKIKVFEETGDIDFAYEVPGLARYRANYFQQKWGVGAVFREIPSTILTAEQLGLPSVLTKLAMLHKGMVLVTGPTGSGKSTTLAAMMDYVNKNKKAHIITVEDPVEFVHKSASCVVNHREVGVHTKSFKAALKGALREDPDIILVGEMRDLETIELALEAASTGHLVFGTLHTQSAAKTVDRVIDVFPANQQAQIRTTLSESLKGVVAQNLFKRVDKKGRLAVLEVLVVTPATSNLIREGKTFQIPSVIQTGKKYGMQSLDDAILEALQAKKISAEDAYDKAIVKERFVQYLKTPPEFI, encoded by the coding sequence ATGGCCAAAATCGACGCCTTCTTCAAACTGATGAACGAGCAGGGTGCCTCCGACTTGCATCTCGTGGCCGGGTCCCAGCCGGTCCTGCGTATTCATGGCGACATGGAACGCGTGAAGTACAAGGTTCTTGAAAACGACGAGCTGAAAGCGATCCTTTACGAGATCGCGCCGGAAGACAAGATCAAGGTATTTGAAGAAACCGGTGACATCGACTTCGCATACGAAGTGCCGGGCCTGGCGCGTTACCGCGCCAACTACTTTCAGCAGAAGTGGGGCGTCGGCGCGGTGTTCCGCGAAATTCCCAGCACCATCCTGACGGCGGAACAGCTTGGCCTGCCGTCGGTGCTCACCAAGCTGGCCATGTTGCACAAGGGCATGGTGCTGGTGACGGGTCCCACCGGTTCCGGCAAGTCCACCACGCTGGCGGCGATGATGGACTACGTCAACAAGAACAAGAAGGCGCACATCATCACCGTCGAAGATCCCGTCGAGTTCGTGCACAAAAGTGCGAGCTGCGTGGTGAACCATCGCGAAGTGGGCGTGCATACGAAAAGTTTCAAAGCCGCATTGAAAGGCGCGTTGCGCGAAGACCCGGACATCATCCTGGTCGGCGAGATGCGCGACCTCGAAACCATCGAATTGGCGCTGGAGGCCGCCTCCACCGGTCACCTCGTGTTCGGCACCCTGCACACGCAGAGCGCCGCCAAAACCGTAGACCGCGTCATCGACGTGTTTCCCGCGAACCAGCAGGCGCAGATCCGCACCACCCTGTCCGAAAGTTTGAAAGGCGTTGTGGCGCAGAACCTGTTCAAGCGCGTGGACAAGAAAGGACGCCTGGCGGTGCTGGAAGTGCTGGTAGTGACGCCCGCCACCTCGAACCTGATTCGCGAGGGCAAAACGTTCCAGATTCCATCGGTCATTCAGACCGGAAAAAAATACGGCATGCAGTCCTTGGACGACGCCATTCTGGAAGCGTTGCAGGCGAAGAAGATCAGTGCGGAAGATGCATACGACAAGGCGATCGTCAAAGAGCGGTTTGTGCAGTACCTGAAAACGCCGCCGGAATTCATTTAA
- a CDS encoding helix-turn-helix domain-containing protein has product MEDSFGHYLKHQRELRGISLDDIANATRIPARHLEALEEDRFDDLPAEVFIKGYIRSYGEALGVDANELLTAYEERIGKGRREVREKSLKEAVQREHKKSFWQTQMKLVGFIVGLGLVGWLVWAILQSQPSTGPQEANAPVSGVTEKEVSSGTTGTQPVMGSGPQPGPPPEGGEAPPPPGSGMESSGAQPPSPTESPEGLDIVPGENKISQSENGGIINDLQDQIVPTNRSVLETPGSKQTGGFSLEIRASEKAWFHMIVDRETEKDFTLQPGERIVLRADEQILADIGNRNGSEFWLNGKKLELPGTRNVILDFVFKAELVE; this is encoded by the coding sequence ATGGAAGACAGTTTCGGCCACTATCTGAAACACCAGCGGGAGTTGCGTGGCATCAGTCTGGATGACATCGCCAACGCCACCCGCATTCCCGCCCGCCATCTGGAGGCGTTGGAAGAAGACCGCTTTGACGATCTGCCGGCGGAGGTGTTCATCAAAGGCTACATCCGCAGTTATGGTGAGGCCCTGGGTGTCGATGCCAACGAACTGTTGACGGCGTACGAGGAGCGCATTGGCAAAGGGCGGCGGGAAGTGCGCGAGAAATCATTGAAGGAAGCCGTTCAACGGGAGCACAAGAAATCGTTCTGGCAGACGCAGATGAAGCTGGTGGGGTTCATCGTTGGGTTGGGCCTTGTGGGCTGGCTGGTTTGGGCCATTCTTCAGTCCCAGCCGTCCACCGGACCTCAGGAAGCGAACGCCCCGGTTTCCGGAGTGACGGAGAAAGAGGTTTCTTCAGGCACCACCGGCACCCAGCCCGTCATGGGGTCTGGTCCGCAACCCGGTCCTCCCCCGGAGGGAGGCGAAGCCCCGCCTCCACCCGGTTCGGGAATGGAATCCAGCGGCGCTCAACCCCCCAGTCCCACTGAATCCCCAGAGGGATTGGATATCGTTCCCGGGGAAAATAAGATTTCGCAATCGGAAAATGGTGGTATAATAAACGACCTGCAAGATCAAATAGTTCCGACAAACCGAAGCGTACTGGAAACACCGGGTTCGAAGCAGACCGGGGGATTTTCTCTGGAAATCCGTGCCAGCGAAAAAGCCTGGTTCCACATGATCGTGGACCGGGAGACTGAAAAAGATTTCACCCTGCAACCGGGCGAGCGCATTGTGTTGCGCGCCGATGAACAGATTCTTGCCGATATCGGAAACCGGAATGGGTCGGAATTTTGGTTGAACGGGAAAAAGCTGGAACTGCCGGGGACGCGCAATGTGATCCTCGACTTCGTATTCAAAGCCGAACTGGTAGAATGA
- a CDS encoding tetratricopeptide repeat protein gives MTDSVPVPGLRTGWFGVVALVFIIGLVGCASSITPREKLDARKRYNDAQKYNTLNMRDKYYQELFEIVKQVPDDPFYRVALGAAYFKDRKYAQAEKSFLRAVQLNSEYMQAYQYLGRLYMETEKWDRAIVYLNKSLEASKLLNPQQLYNWLAFSYYQNGQYNEAERTWQKALDIKDNDQIRVNLALAYKKAEQYELAYKSFLKAVELNPQSARAHFELGQLLFDEGDYLRARPYLQEAINLQPLSENARTAKAMLNRMKTSPKK, from the coding sequence ATGACAGATTCGGTTCCGGTTCCCGGATTGCGGACGGGTTGGTTTGGTGTGGTGGCACTGGTTTTCATCATCGGGTTGGTGGGCTGTGCCTCCTCCATCACGCCGAGGGAAAAACTGGATGCGCGCAAACGCTACAACGACGCGCAGAAATACAACACGCTCAACATGCGGGACAAGTATTACCAGGAGCTGTTTGAGATCGTCAAGCAGGTTCCCGACGACCCGTTTTACCGCGTGGCGCTGGGCGCGGCGTATTTCAAGGACCGCAAGTACGCGCAGGCGGAGAAGTCGTTTCTGCGAGCCGTCCAACTGAATTCGGAGTACATGCAGGCCTACCAGTATCTCGGCCGCCTGTACATGGAAACGGAAAAGTGGGACCGCGCCATTGTGTACCTGAACAAGTCGCTCGAGGCGAGCAAACTGCTCAACCCGCAACAGTTGTACAACTGGCTGGCGTTCAGTTACTACCAGAACGGGCAGTACAACGAGGCCGAACGCACCTGGCAGAAGGCATTGGACATCAAGGACAACGACCAGATTCGCGTCAACCTGGCACTGGCGTACAAGAAAGCCGAGCAGTACGAGCTGGCCTACAAGAGTTTTTTGAAAGCGGTGGAACTGAATCCGCAATCGGCCCGGGCGCATTTCGAGCTCGGGCAGTTGTTGTTTGACGAAGGGGATTATCTTCGCGCGCGTCCGTACCTGCAGGAAGCGATCAACCTGCAACCGTTGAGTGAGAACGCCCGCACCGCCAAAGCCATGTTGAACCGTATGAAAACCTCTCCCAAGAAATAA